Proteins from one Panicum virgatum strain AP13 chromosome 7K, P.virgatum_v5, whole genome shotgun sequence genomic window:
- the LOC120640904 gene encoding protein SELF-PRUNING-like, translated as MSSRVLEPLVMGKVIGEVIDNFNPTVKMTVTYSSNKKVFNGHEFFPSEVVSKPRVEVGDDMRSFFTLVMTDPDVPGPSDPYLREHLHWIVTDIPGTTDASFGRELVVYESPKPYIGIHRFVFVLFKQKSRQGVRAPSSRDYFSTRRFAADNDLGLPVAAVYFNAQRETAARRR; from the exons ATGTCGTCTAGGGTGCTGGAGCCTCTCGTCATGGGCAAGGTGATCGGCGAGGTCATCGACAACTTCAACCCCACGGTGAAGATGACGGTGACCTACAGCTCCAACAAGAAGGTGTTCAACGGGCATGAGTTCTTCCCCTCAGAGGTCGTGTCCAAGCCTCGTGTTGAGGTCGGCGACGACATGAGGTCCTTCTTCACACTG GTCATGACTGACCCGGATGTGCCAGGGCCTAGTGATCCATACCTGAGGGAGCATCTCCACTG GATCGTCACTGATATTCCTGGAACAACTGATGCTTCTTTTG GAAGGGAGTTGGTGGTGTACGAGAGCCCCAAGCCCTACATCGGCATCCACAGGTTCGTCTTCGTGCTGTTCAAGCAGAAGAGCCGCCAGGGGGTGCGCGCGCCCTCCTCCAGGGACTACTTCAGCACCCGCCGCTTCGCCGCCGACAACGACCTCGgcctccccgtcgccgccgtctaCTTCAACGCGCAGCGGGagaccgccgcgcgccgccgctga